A portion of the Esox lucius isolate fEsoLuc1 chromosome 20, fEsoLuc1.pri, whole genome shotgun sequence genome contains these proteins:
- the glipr2l gene encoding GLI pathogenesis-related 2, like, with protein MGTSASKQFSEEVLRSHNDYRRKHQAPPLKLSSKLSREATRYAESLASTRILKHSIESSRGSCGENLAWASYDQPGKDVADRWYDEVKQYNFNRPGFSSGTGHFTAMVWKGSKKLGVGKATASDGSSFVVARYFPAGNITNQGHFDSNVLPPKD; from the exons ATGGGGACATCAG cctctaAGCAGTTTTCAGAGGAGGTGTTGCGGAGTCATAACGACTATCGTAGGAAGCACCAGGCACCCCCTCTAAAGCTGAGCAGTAAGCTGAGCAGAGAGGCCACTCG GTATGCCGAGTCCCTGGCCAGCACACGAATCTTGAAGCACAGTATTGAgtccagcagggggagctgtgGAGAGAACCTGGCCTGGGCCTCCTATGACCAGCCAG GCAAGGATGTAGCTGACCGCTGGTATGATGAAGTCAAACAATATAACTTCAACCGGCCTGGCTTCTCCTCTGGCACAG GTCATTTCACAGCGATGGTGTGGAAGGGCAGTAAAAAGCTGGGAGTGGGGAAAGCCACTGCATCAGATGGCTCGTCCTTCGTGGTGGCGAGGTACTTCCCTGCAGGAAACATCACCAACCAGGGACACTTTGATAGTAATGTCCTTCCACCCAAAGACTGA